From the Solanum stenotomum isolate F172 chromosome 4, ASM1918654v1, whole genome shotgun sequence genome, one window contains:
- the LOC125862200 gene encoding glycosyltransferase-like At3g57200 isoform X2 — protein sequence MVIFPNYESSVERDDVKEPFSEVSMFKKNYDHLTKEMYFGNYKEATRGNPNYFLTYRNGKSAARVQDHLRPNGAHRWHNYMKSPKEMEVIKFEGSPQVNLISLKWKWIVKSF from the exons CATATTTCCTAACTAT GAGAGCAGTGTTGAGAGAGATGATGTGAAGGAACCTTTTAGTGAA GTCTCGATGTTCAAGAAGAATTATGACCATCTCACAAAAGAAATGTACTTTGGAAACTACAAGGAAGCAACTCGTGGTAATCCTAACTACTTTTTGACTTACAGAAATGGAAAATCAGCTGCTCGAGTTCAAGATCATCTTCGTCCTAATGGTGCTCATAGATGGCACAACTACATGAAAAGCCCAAA GGAAATGGAGGTGATCAAATTTGAAGGGTCGCCACAAGTCAATTTGATCTCATTGAAGTGGAAGTGGATAGTGAAgagtttttga
- the LOC125862200 gene encoding glycosyltransferase-like At3g57200 isoform X3, whose translation MLTWSYFLTIVERDDVKEPFSEVSMFKKNYDHLTKEMYFGNYKEATRGNPNYFLTYRNGKSAARVQDHLRPNGAHRWHNYMKSPKEMEVIKFEGSPQVNLISLKWKWIVKSF comes from the exons CATATTTCCTAACTAT TGTTGAGAGAGATGATGTGAAGGAACCTTTTAGTGAA GTCTCGATGTTCAAGAAGAATTATGACCATCTCACAAAAGAAATGTACTTTGGAAACTACAAGGAAGCAACTCGTGGTAATCCTAACTACTTTTTGACTTACAGAAATGGAAAATCAGCTGCTCGAGTTCAAGATCATCTTCGTCCTAATGGTGCTCATAGATGGCACAACTACATGAAAAGCCCAAA GGAAATGGAGGTGATCAAATTTGAAGGGTCGCCACAAGTCAATTTGATCTCATTGAAGTGGAAGTGGATAGTGAAgagtttttga
- the LOC125862200 gene encoding glycosyltransferase-like At3g57200 isoform X1, with translation MHPAGSLELESSVERDDVKEPFSEVSMFKKNYDHLTKEMYFGNYKEATRGNPNYFLTYRNGKSAARVQDHLRPNGAHRWHNYMKSPKEMEVIKFEGSPQVNLISLKWKWIVKSF, from the exons GAGAGCAGTGTTGAGAGAGATGATGTGAAGGAACCTTTTAGTGAA GTCTCGATGTTCAAGAAGAATTATGACCATCTCACAAAAGAAATGTACTTTGGAAACTACAAGGAAGCAACTCGTGGTAATCCTAACTACTTTTTGACTTACAGAAATGGAAAATCAGCTGCTCGAGTTCAAGATCATCTTCGTCCTAATGGTGCTCATAGATGGCACAACTACATGAAAAGCCCAAA GGAAATGGAGGTGATCAAATTTGAAGGGTCGCCACAAGTCAATTTGATCTCATTGAAGTGGAAGTGGATAGTGAAgagtttttga